The DNA segment GAGCAGTACCTGCGCGACTTTCCCGACCTCGCGCTGATGAAAGGCCGGGGCAACTACCCCTGCCTGGTCGTCCACACCCACGCCGCCGCCGCGCCTTGCCTCATCGGGCGCAAGTTTCCGCAGTGCGACGACTGTCCCTACTTCGTCGCCAAGGACGACGCCATGGCCGCCAGCGGCGTCATCATGAACTACGCCTACTACTTGGCCGAGCTCAACTACGCCGGGGGCTTCGGGCCGCGCGAACTGCTGGTGCTCGACGAGGCGCACAACGCCGAGGCGTCCTTGATGGGCTTTATCGAGTTGACTCTCTCGGAGTGGGCGCTGGCCCGGGTTGGCCTGGCCGAGCCCATCCCCCACGTGATCGACGACTTCGAGTACTTCGAGTTCGCCGCCGAGCTCCTGCCCAAGGTGATGAAGCGCGGCAAGGAGCTCGAGAGCGTGTTAAAACAGGACAAGCTCCCCAGCGACGTCGCCCTGGCGCAGATGCAGAACAAGCAGTGGCTGGACGGCCAGCTCGCGCGGCTCAGGCTGCTCGAGTACAGCCGCGAGGAAAACGACGTCGAGTGGGTGGTCGAGCGCCGGGTCACGAGGGACGGCCAAGCGCTCGTTTTCAAGCCGGTGACGGTGGCGTCGTTCGCCGAGGACTTCCTCTTCGGCTTCGGTGAAAAGGTCTTGATGCTCTCGGCGACCATCCTCGATCCGCCCACCTATCTGCGCAGCCTGGGCATTCCTTTGGAGGCCGCCGAGATCATCCGCGTCGCCTCGGACTTCCCGCCCGAGCACCGGCCCATCTACCCGCGGCCGGTGGCGCGCATGACGCGCTTTCACCAGGAAAAGGACCTGCCCAAGCTCGTCGCGGAGATTGCCGACCTCTTCGACTCGCACCCGGGCGACAAGGGCCTCATCCACAGCCACACCTACAAGATTGCCGCCTATATCGCCCGCAACCTGCCCGCGAAGCACCAGGGGCGCCTCGTCACCCACTACAGCAGCGAGGGCCGCGACGAGGCGCTCGCGCAGCACAGCCGCAGCCCCGAGCCGACGGTGCTCTTGACGCCCAGCATGACCGAGGGTATCGACTTAGCGGGCGACCTCTCGCGCTGGCAGGTCATCTGCAAGGTGCCCTATCCCTTTTTGGGCGACTCGCAGGTGGCGCGGCGCAA comes from the Deinococcota bacterium genome and includes:
- a CDS encoding DEAD/DEAH box helicase family protein, which translates into the protein MARLFPYQSYRRGQLEAIEAAKAAFARGKRFVVLEAPTGAGKSAIAVTLAREAASAYVLTAQKILQEQYLRDFPDLALMKGRGNYPCLVVHTHAAAAPCLIGRKFPQCDDCPYFVAKDDAMAASGVIMNYAYYLAELNYAGGFGPRELLVLDEAHNAEASLMGFIELTLSEWALARVGLAEPIPHVIDDFEYFEFAAELLPKVMKRGKELESVLKQDKLPSDVALAQMQNKQWLDGQLARLRLLEYSREENDVEWVVERRVTRDGQALVFKPVTVASFAEDFLFGFGEKVLMLSATILDPPTYLRSLGIPLEAAEIIRVASDFPPEHRPIYPRPVARMTRFHQEKDLPKLVAEIADLFDSHPGDKGLIHSHTYKIAAYIARNLPAKHQGRLVTHYSSEGRDEALAQHSRSPEPTVLLTPSMTEGIDLAGDLSRWQVICKVPYPFLGDSQVARRKALDAAWYDWRTCLTVVQAYGRSVRSRDDFAVTYVLDAEFGSFLKRQSKRLPEWFLEAVQE